A single window of Populus nigra chromosome 17, ddPopNigr1.1, whole genome shotgun sequence DNA harbors:
- the LOC133676796 gene encoding glycerol-3-phosphate dehydrogenase [NAD(+)] GPDHC1, cytosolic-like, producing the protein MVGSIKTMSHHGNGWSAQNCNGLEEKLDELRSLLGKTDGDPLRIVGVGAGAWGSVFAALLQDSYGRFREKVQIRIWRRPGRAVDRVTAEHLFEVINSREDVLRRLIRRCAYLKYVEARLGDRTLFADEILKDGFCLNMIDVPLCPLKVVTNLQEAVWDADIVVNAVPSTETREVFEEISQYWKERITTPIIISLAKGIEAALEPVPHIITPTQMINRATGVPTQNILYLGGPNIASEIYNKEYANARICGADKWRKPLAKFLRQPHFIVWDNSDLVTHEVMGGLKNVYAIGAGMVAALTNESATSKSVYFAHCTSEMIFITHLLAEEPEKLAGPLLADTYVTLLKGRNAWYGHMLAKGEISRDIGDNISGKGMIQGVSAVGAFYELLSQSSLSVLHPDEKKPVAPVELCPILKTLYKILIIREQSSQAILQALRDETLNDPRERIEIAQSHAFYRPSLLGQPLATLHCQ; encoded by the exons ATGGTTGGAAGTATTAAGACAATGAGTCATCACGGTAATGGATGGTCTGCTCAAAATTGTAATGGCCTAGAAGAGAAGCTTGATGAGCTTCGAAGCCTTCTAGGCAAGACTGATGGTGATCCTCTGAGAATTGTCGGCGTTGGAGCAGGTGCTTGGGGGAGTGTTTTTGCAGCTTTGCTGCAGGATAGTTATGGTCGGTTCCGAGAGAAGGTCCAAATCAGGATATGGAGAAGGCCTGGAAGGGCTGTTGATAGAGTCACAGCAGAGCATCTCTTTGAAGTGATCAATTCGAGGGAGGATGTATTGAGGAGGTTGATCCGGCGATGTGCATATTTGAAGTACGTTGAGGCCAGGCTAGGAGATCGGACTCTATTTGCTGATGAGATTTTGAAGGATGGATTTTGCTTGAACATGATTGATGTACCACTTTGTCCTTTGAAGGTTGTGACTAATTTGCAAGAGGCTGTTTGGGATGCTGATATTGTGGTAAATGCTGTGCCTTCCACAGAGACACGCGAGGTGTTTGAAGAGATTAGCCAATATTGGAAGGAGAGAATCACAACACCCATCATCATCTCTTTGGCGAAGGGTATAGAAGCTGCATTAGAACCTGTTCCCCATATAATCACACCTACACAAATGATTAACAGAGCGA CTGGAGTACCAACGCAGAATATACTTTATCTTGGTGGACCAAATATTGCTTCAGAAATATACAACAAGGAATATGCTAATGCTCGAATATGTGGAGCTGATAAGTGGAGAAAGCCTCTGGCTAAATTTCTAAGGCAGCCCCATTTCATAGTGTGGGACAACAGTGACCTTGTCACTCATGAAGTCATGGGTGGCCTGAAGAATGTCTATGCCATTGGAGCTG GGATGGTAGCAGCCCTTACTAATGAAAGTGCTACCAGCAAGTCAGTCTACTTTGCACATTGTACATCAGAGATGATATTTATTACTCATCTATTGGCTGAAGAACCTGAGAAGCTTGCAGGGCCTTTGCTGGCGGACACATATGTAACCTTGTTAAAGGGTCGTAATGCATGGTATGGCCACATGTTAGCCAAAGGGGAAATTAGCCGGGATATTGGTGATAACATCAGTGGGAAAGGAATGATTCAG GGTGTTTCTGCAGTTGGAGCATTCTATGAACTCCTGAGCCAGTCAAGCTTGAGTGTGTTACATCCTGATGAAAAGAAACCTGTTGCACCTGTTGAACTCTGCCCGATCTTGAAAACATTGTATAAAATACTGATAATAAG GGAGCAATCATCACAAGCTATTCTGCAAGCACTAAGGGATGAAACACTGAATGATCCTCGGGAACGCATCGAGATTGCACAAAGCCATGCTTTCTACAGGCCTTCTCTTCTTGGCCAACCTTTGGCTACTTTGCATTGCCAATAA